From bacterium, one genomic window encodes:
- a CDS encoding sulfite exporter TauE/SafE family protein, giving the protein MHEAAQEAVKFIDLNLMAVLFLFLVGFIGGLVSGFIGSGGAFVLTPGMMSLGVPGAVAVASNMCHKFPKAMVGAYKRFKYGQVDIKLGLVMAATAAVGVQVGIRIQQLILSKWGEAGSDLYVSLAFVVVLVTVGGYVFRDARRISKYGGEERRSALAERLQRIELPPMIHFKTANLRISFWFTVPVGFATGMLAATIAVGGFIGVPGMIYIIGASSLVASATELVIAFVMGFGGSINWAIHGMVDIRLTLIILAGSLLGVQLGAIGTTMVRQHVIKMVMGTIMLIVALSRAMAIPKYVERLGLFSVPPELVDLLSKASFASMCAALGIGAAMILGAMWRARTPSAREPKESAVEKAYQSAH; this is encoded by the coding sequence ATCTCAATCTGATGGCAGTGCTGTTTCTGTTCTTGGTGGGCTTCATAGGCGGGCTTGTCAGCGGGTTCATCGGCTCTGGGGGAGCCTTTGTGCTGACTCCAGGGATGATGAGCCTGGGTGTGCCTGGGGCCGTGGCAGTGGCAAGCAACATGTGCCACAAATTTCCCAAAGCCATGGTGGGAGCCTATAAGCGGTTCAAATATGGCCAGGTGGACATCAAGCTGGGGCTGGTGATGGCCGCCACGGCTGCGGTGGGCGTACAAGTGGGTATCCGCATTCAGCAATTGATACTCTCCAAATGGGGGGAAGCCGGGTCCGATTTGTACGTGAGCCTGGCCTTCGTGGTGGTGCTTGTAACGGTCGGGGGATACGTGTTCAGGGATGCGAGACGCATCTCAAAGTATGGTGGGGAAGAAAGGCGCTCTGCGCTTGCCGAACGGCTCCAGCGCATAGAACTCCCCCCCATGATCCATTTCAAGACCGCCAACCTTAGGATATCCTTCTGGTTTACAGTACCAGTAGGGTTCGCCACCGGGATGCTTGCTGCCACCATAGCAGTGGGAGGTTTTATAGGGGTGCCTGGAATGATTTACATCATCGGCGCCTCCAGTCTGGTGGCATCTGCAACCGAGCTTGTCATAGCATTTGTGATGGGATTTGGGGGCTCCATCAACTGGGCCATCCACGGAATGGTTGACATACGCCTCACGCTGATCATTTTGGCTGGTTCCCTGCTGGGGGTGCAGCTCGGTGCCATCGGGACCACCATGGTGCGCCAGCACGTGATCAAGATGGTCATGGGCACAATCATGCTCATAGTGGCCCTCAGTCGGGCCATGGCCATTCCTAAGTACGTTGAGAGACTTGGGCTTTTCTCGGTGCCTCCGGAGCTGGTGGATCTGCTTTCCAAAGCCAGCTTTGCCAGCATGTGTGCGGCCTTGGGCATAGGGGCTGCCATGATTCTGGGGGCCATGTGGCGAGCCCGCACACCCTCTGCCAGAGAGCCCAAAGAGAGTGCCGTGGAGAAGGCTTACCAGAGCGCCCATTGA
- a CDS encoding ATP-binding protein yields the protein MWQAMGKIRVRLVLGFAACFLGVSVFVTLSYRYFIQIEQKLISLNLADELVNLTLEARRYEKNYFLYRHQADFQEALRYLGQVEQALLVQRQAIEQATGFSGWSHWRDVTWVYRRSLSVVRDLDLSSGSGGTGNELLAPHVNTIRSMGQELIGLAEHLARRERTAIQGLLGRYRVLFGIFFFSTVCFGGLIVYLLERKVVRPLSVIERATRRVAEGRFETIEWDSGRDEISSLVRAFNQMVLQLLENREQMVRTEKLTALGTLTSGVAHELNNPLSNISTSCQILLEEADETFSSHHRGLLSSIEEQVLKARDIVRALLEFSRQRDFQLRPVELKEVVEDTLKLIRGDIPARVEVRAEVPSGIFLQLDKARMQQAFINLIMNGIQAIEGDGSVTIRASIDPSQACVLVEVEDTGSGIPPDVLPRVFDPFFTTKEVGRGTGLGLSVTYGIVERHNGRIWIESTVGKGTKVFIRLPLQDQQEC from the coding sequence ATGTGGCAGGCCATGGGCAAGATCAGGGTGCGTCTTGTTCTGGGGTTTGCTGCCTGCTTCCTAGGCGTGTCGGTCTTTGTGACCCTCAGCTATCGCTACTTCATTCAGATAGAGCAGAAGCTCATATCCCTTAATCTCGCCGACGAACTGGTGAACCTGACTTTGGAGGCCAGGCGTTATGAGAAGAACTACTTCCTCTATCGTCACCAGGCGGACTTTCAGGAGGCCCTTCGGTACTTGGGGCAGGTGGAGCAGGCTCTCCTGGTTCAACGCCAGGCCATAGAGCAGGCAACGGGCTTTTCGGGTTGGAGCCACTGGAGGGATGTCACATGGGTTTATCGCCGTTCCCTCTCGGTGGTAAGGGACCTTGACCTAAGTAGTGGAAGCGGGGGAACCGGGAATGAGCTTCTGGCCCCGCACGTGAACACCATCCGCTCAATGGGCCAGGAGCTCATAGGACTGGCCGAGCATTTGGCCAGACGTGAAAGAACAGCCATCCAAGGGCTTCTGGGCCGATACAGAGTGCTTTTCGGAATATTCTTCTTCAGCACCGTGTGCTTCGGGGGTCTCATCGTGTATCTTCTAGAACGTAAAGTAGTGAGACCCCTTTCCGTGATAGAAAGGGCGACACGCAGGGTGGCAGAGGGTCGCTTCGAGACCATCGAATGGGACTCGGGACGCGACGAGATAAGTTCTCTGGTGCGGGCCTTCAACCAGATGGTATTGCAACTTCTGGAGAATCGCGAGCAGATGGTCCGAACAGAAAAATTGACGGCCCTGGGCACTCTCACGAGCGGAGTGGCTCACGAGCTGAACAACCCTCTGAGCAACATCTCCACTTCCTGTCAGATCCTTCTTGAGGAAGCTGACGAGACATTTTCCTCCCATCATAGAGGGCTTCTCTCATCCATAGAGGAGCAGGTGTTGAAGGCCAGGGACATAGTGCGCGCTCTGCTAGAGTTCTCCAGACAAAGGGATTTCCAGCTAAGGCCTGTGGAACTCAAGGAGGTGGTGGAGGACACTCTTAAGCTTATCCGCGGGGATATTCCGGCCCGTGTGGAGGTGAGGGCCGAGGTGCCATCTGGCATATTCCTTCAATTGGACAAAGCCAGGATGCAGCAGGCTTTTATCAACCTGATCATGAACGGCATTCAGGCCATCGAAGGGGATGGGTCGGTGACCATCCGGGCCAGCATCGATCCATCCCAGGCATGCGTCCTAGTAGAGGTTGAGGACACAGGAAGTGGAATTCCTCCTGATGTGCTTCCAAGGGTGTTCGACCCATTTTTCACCACAAAGGAAGTGGGTAGGGGAACAGGGCTGGGTCTTTCGGTGACTTACGGCATAGTGGAGAGGCATAATGGGAGGATATGGATCGAGAGCACAGTTGGTAAGGGCACAAAGGTGTTCATCCGGCTACCCTTGCAGGATCAACAGGAGTGTTGA
- a CDS encoding sigma-54 dependent transcriptional regulator produces the protein MALRPKILIVEDEDVARENLRYILSKEDYEIETVASGVEAIVRIQQQDYDLVLTDLRMEKVDGMEVLARTKAEKPGTEVIMITGYATVDSAIEAMKRGAFHYIPKPYKIDEVRAIVRQALEKKGLRDELEELRRALEAQSGLSAIVGKSKPMQELLETVRQIAPTDCNVLIVGETGTGKELVARAIHHLSRRSAGRFMAFNCGAFAEELLANELFGHEREAFTGAHSAKPGLFEVAHGGSVFLDEIGDMPPSMQVRLLRVIQERVVMRLGGTRNIPVDVRILAASNRDLKRLVEEGRFRSDLYFRLNVVTLQVPPLADRKEDIPLLAHHFLRKFSAKQGRQVQGISEEMMSVLMNYPFPGNVRELENIIERAVALSKGPVLDVRDLPDELRLFQFKVVRPRAGGLPTLEEAERDYIKWVLEHTGWNRTRAAEILGIDRVSLWRKIKQYGLEPPGRSQEEARQGKEPS, from the coding sequence ATGGCTCTACGCCCTAAGATCCTAATCGTGGAAGACGAGGATGTGGCCAGGGAGAACTTGCGATATATCCTCTCCAAAGAAGATTACGAGATAGAAACTGTGGCCAGTGGTGTGGAGGCAATTGTTCGCATCCAGCAGCAGGATTACGATCTGGTGCTCACGGACCTCCGCATGGAGAAGGTGGACGGCATGGAGGTGTTAGCCCGAACAAAGGCCGAGAAGCCTGGCACAGAAGTGATCATGATCACGGGTTACGCCACCGTGGACTCAGCCATTGAGGCCATGAAGAGGGGGGCATTTCACTACATTCCCAAGCCATACAAGATAGATGAGGTGCGAGCCATAGTCAGACAGGCCCTGGAGAAGAAAGGGTTACGGGATGAATTGGAGGAGCTGCGACGGGCCCTGGAGGCCCAAAGCGGACTGTCTGCCATTGTTGGTAAAAGCAAGCCCATGCAGGAACTCCTCGAGACCGTGCGACAGATAGCTCCCACGGACTGCAACGTGCTCATAGTTGGAGAGACAGGTACAGGCAAGGAACTTGTTGCCAGGGCCATCCATCATCTCAGTCGTCGCTCGGCTGGGCGCTTTATGGCCTTCAACTGTGGTGCCTTTGCAGAGGAGCTTCTGGCCAACGAGCTTTTCGGCCATGAACGGGAGGCATTCACAGGGGCCCACAGTGCCAAGCCAGGGCTCTTCGAGGTAGCTCATGGGGGGAGCGTGTTTCTAGATGAGATAGGAGACATGCCCCCATCCATGCAAGTGAGGCTCTTGAGGGTGATCCAGGAGAGGGTGGTCATGAGGCTGGGTGGCACCAGGAACATACCTGTGGATGTGCGAATCCTGGCTGCAAGCAACAGGGATCTCAAGAGGTTGGTTGAGGAGGGCAGGTTCAGATCCGATTTGTACTTTCGCCTCAATGTGGTGACCCTCCAGGTGCCTCCCCTGGCAGATAGAAAGGAGGATATTCCCCTCCTGGCCCACCACTTCCTGCGCAAGTTTTCGGCCAAGCAGGGCAGGCAAGTCCAGGGGATATCGGAAGAGATGATGAGTGTGCTTATGAACTATCCATTTCCGGGCAACGTGCGTGAGCTGGAAAACATAATCGAGAGGGCAGTAGCGCTAAGCAAAGGGCCTGTTTTGGATGTGCGAGATCTGCCCGATGAGCTTCGTTTGTTTCAGTTCAAAGTGGTGAGGCCCCGCGCCGGGGGGCTACCCACTCTGGAGGAGGCAGAAAGGGATTACATCAAGTGGGTTCTGGAACACACCGGCTGGAACAGGACTCGCGCGGCGGAGATCCTGGGCATAGACCGGGTCTCCCTCTGGCGCAAGATAAAGCAATACGGCCTGGAGCCTCCAGGGCGCAGCCAAGAGGAAGCCAGGCAAGGGAAGGAACCCTCCTGA